From Mycobacterium colombiense CECT 3035:
CACCAGCTGTCCGCGATACCCGGCGTTGATGTCCGCCGACCAGTCCGCGTAGGCGCGGGTGAGCACCAGGGTTCCGAAGGACGAGGCGAAGTCGAGGATCGCGGCGACGTCCACCGTCGCCCGGTCCAGCCGTTCGGCATACTGCTCGAGCCCCTTGGCCTTGTCCCGCTGGAACGAATTGCGCCCGTTGATCTGGTCGTAGCGGGAGATCACGATGTTGTCGAAGTCGAGGTAGACGGCCACTCGGGTCGCAACCGGTTCGGTCATGCACTAGATCATTACTGAGCAGGACCAAAGCGGGTACCCAGACCTCATGAATGAGGTGAAGTTTCTCCAGCTGCACGGCGATCGCATCGCGTACCGCGATGAGGGCGACGGTGACGTGCTTTTGCTCATCCACGGCATGGCGGGCAGTTCGGAGACCTGGCGGGCCGTGATCCCGCCGCTGTCGAAGAAGTTCCGCGTCATCGCGCCGGACCTGCTCGGCCACGGCGAATCGGCGAAGCCCCGCACGGACTACTCGCTGGGCGCGTTCGCGGTGTGGCTGCGCGATTTCCTGGACGAGCTCGGCGTCAGCCACGCCACCGTCATCGGCCATTCGCTCGGCGGCGGGGTCGCCATGCAGTTCGTCTACCAGCACCCCGACTATGCCCAGCGCTTGATCCTGATCAGCAGCGGCGGCCTGGGCCCCGACGTGGGATGGGTGTTGCGGCTGCTCTCGGCGCCCGGGGCGGAGTTCGTCCTGCCGATCGTCGCGCCGCCGCCCGTGCTGTCCGTCGGCAACAAGCTGCGGTCCTGGATGAGAAGCGCCGGCATCCGCTCGCCGCGCGGCGCGGAGCTGTGGAGCGCCTACTCGTCGCTGTCGGATGGCCAAACACGGCAGTCGTTTTTGCGGACGCTGCGATCGGTCGTGGATTACCGCGGGCAGGCGGTCAGCGCACTCAACAGGCTGCGGTTGCGCGAGGACCTGCCGGTCATGGCGATCTGGGGGGAGTGCGACGGCATCATTCCCGTCGCTCACGCCTACGCCGCGCACGAGGCGCGCACCGACGCGAGGCTGGAGGTGCTGCCCGATGTCGGCCACTTTGCGCAGGTCGAGGCGCCCGAGCAGGTGGTGGAGCTGATCGAGGACTTCATCGCCAGCGGCGAGCGCCGCGATACGCAGAGCCCGCAGCCATCAGAGCCGAGCTAGCCTGCCGCCGAGCACATCTTCAGCGCGACGCGGGGGTCGCCGTCCTGACGCTCTCGCGGCCACCGAGATTGGTGGCCGCGGTGATCACGGCGCGCTCGATCTGTCGTAGCGCGTGCACCGCGGTGAGGAAGCGCCGGGTATCTGCGCGGGTGTCGCCGCGGCCGTCGCCGTCCTGTTGCCGGGCCACGGTCTCGGCGGCGTCCAGGTCGTCGGCCGCCGAAACCAGGGTCGGCGCGTGGCCGCCCTCGATGGCCTCCTCCAACGCGTCGATGTTGCGTCGCGTCTGGTCCGCGGCCGCCGAGAACGCCTGCGCCAGTTCGGAGGCCAGCGAGGGTGACCCGACGGGATCCCGATACTGCTCGGCGCTGCGCGCCAGGCTGCGGCCGTACCGGTCGCAGGCGGTGAAGATCCGCAGCGCGCGCCGGATGCTGCGCCGTCCGGCAAGTCCGGCGACTCCGGCCAGCAACGGTTTGGCGGTGACCCGGAACTGCTGCAGGTCCCGGTCGAGCTGACGCGCCTGCTCCGACGGGCTGGCGCCGTCCTGGACACCGAACATGGTCGCGGTGGAGACCTCGATCAGCGCGGACAGGCTCGTCAAGAAGGCGCGGGCTTCGCTGCGGATCGCCGTTCTGGTGTTGGTCGGCAGCACCACCACCGCGACGGTCGCCCCGATGACGGCGCCGATCGCGGTCTCTTCGATCCGCAGCATCAGCACACCGAACGAGAACTGGCCGAGCAGGCCGTACAACAGCGCCAGCATCGTGGTGATCCAGAAGGTCATCAGGCTGTACGTGACCGTCATGAAGTAGAAGGCGCAGAACAGGCACACGAAGATGCCGGCCAGCGCGGCGGTCTTGTGGCCGGTCAGCAGCGTGGCCACCAACACGCCGCACGGCACGCCGAGCAGCGTCCCGAGCAGGCGCTGCCAGCCCTTGGTCAGGGTTTCGCCCCAGGAGTTGGTGCCGGCGAAGATGACGAACGCCGCGATCACCGCCCAATACCAGCGCGCCGGCGACACCAGTTCGCCGACGACGATGGCCAGGGACGCGGCGACCGAGACTTGGACGGCCTGCCGGGTGGTCGGGCGCAGCCCGGCGGCCGGCTCCTCCCCGGCGGCCTCCTCGGGAACGGCGTCCTCGGGCGGCTGAGGGCGCTCGCCGTCGCCGTCGTCGAGGGGCCGGCCGGTGGCCACCCGGTC
This genomic window contains:
- a CDS encoding alpha/beta fold hydrolase, translating into MNEVKFLQLHGDRIAYRDEGDGDVLLLIHGMAGSSETWRAVIPPLSKKFRVIAPDLLGHGESAKPRTDYSLGAFAVWLRDFLDELGVSHATVIGHSLGGGVAMQFVYQHPDYAQRLILISSGGLGPDVGWVLRLLSAPGAEFVLPIVAPPPVLSVGNKLRSWMRSAGIRSPRGAELWSAYSSLSDGQTRQSFLRTLRSVVDYRGQAVSALNRLRLREDLPVMAIWGECDGIIPVAHAYAAHEARTDARLEVLPDVGHFAQVEAPEQVVELIEDFIASGERRDTQSPQPSEPS
- a CDS encoding FUSC family protein, with product MIGSDPGLLRLRMATRTTAALGLSLLALFVLTRATGQPLTVALLGVVITMVASRSVNEPDPHQQRITMALLPLPAAVSITAAAVLAPHTVASDVVFVLVVFTAAYIRRYGARGRALGMVAFMSYFFTLYLRARLAELPWMIGAVAVGTVCTYVMSAYVMPDRPERVLRATIRALRARMAIVLDTTAEAVRTGRLDERRRRRMRARTIRLNETALMVQSQIEDKADPGTVWPGVTAEQLAPWLLDAELAIEWVATAGRRAAVIACEDPDSMPAPTRAALVDALTQLSRAIRLPEPDGLRRAADRAQRLLDEQRGPADDEAGTAVRRLALAIINAASATSDVRAIVDRVATGRPLDDGDGERPQPPEDAVPEEAAGEEPAAGLRPTTRQAVQVSVAASLAIVVGELVSPARWYWAVIAAFVIFAGTNSWGETLTKGWQRLLGTLLGVPCGVLVATLLTGHKTAALAGIFVCLFCAFYFMTVTYSLMTFWITTMLALLYGLLGQFSFGVLMLRIEETAIGAVIGATVAVVVLPTNTRTAIRSEARAFLTSLSALIEVSTATMFGVQDGASPSEQARQLDRDLQQFRVTAKPLLAGVAGLAGRRSIRRALRIFTACDRYGRSLARSAEQYRDPVGSPSLASELAQAFSAAADQTRRNIDALEEAIEGGHAPTLVSAADDLDAAETVARQQDGDGRGDTRADTRRFLTAVHALRQIERAVITAATNLGGRESVRTATPASR